One Candidatus Rokuibacteriota bacterium DNA window includes the following coding sequences:
- a CDS encoding molybdopterin oxidoreductase family protein, which translates to MLERRSSVCPHDCPSACSLLVTLEDGRITEVAGNPDHPFTQGVICGKVHDYAERVYSSLRVLSPMRRVGTKGEGRFERISWDDAVEEITRRFREIITRWGAEAILPFSYGGTLGLVQYYAGHAFFHALGASRLDRTICIATAYAGWRATLGMVGGNDSEQMVHSDLIVLWGINAAYTHVNLMTFVKRARQRRAFLVVIDPYRTRTAKEADLHLMPRPGTDTALALGVMHVLIAEGLIDRDYIARATLGFDRLAQHVRQYDPDTVARITGLTSAEIVDFARRYGGTRASFIRVGIGLSRHDTGGMTCRTLACLPALTGAYAHPAGGALLSSSGSFPLNQAALERPDLMPGSAPRVINMIHLGRVLTDPDLMPPVKALYVYNSNPAAVCPNQELVLEGFRREDLFTVVHEQMLTDTTDYADLVLPATTSMEHTDLYKSYGHLYLQLAEPVIAPEGEARSNWEVFGLLARALGLKDPHFEKTEAELIGEVLDADHPALRGITYERLREERSVRLGVRRPYLPFADGAPTPSGKVEFYSARLAAQGLPPLPTYSPLVEGPENAALAGRFPLQLLVPPNKFFLNSSFSQSELLRRRQKGPTVFLHPEDAAARGIADGELVRVFNDRGQARFVTVVTQDTRPGVAVVEGIWWHKFSPGGRGVNVLTSDRVTDLGGGPALHSNLVEVARLTSSGNQR; encoded by the coding sequence ATGCTGGAGCGCCGGTCGTCAGTCTGCCCCCACGACTGCCCGTCCGCGTGCAGCCTGCTCGTCACCCTCGAGGACGGACGCATCACCGAGGTCGCGGGGAACCCTGACCACCCCTTCACCCAGGGCGTGATCTGCGGCAAGGTCCACGACTACGCCGAGCGCGTCTACTCGTCCCTCCGCGTCCTAAGCCCGATGCGCCGCGTCGGTACGAAGGGCGAGGGCCGGTTCGAGCGAATCTCCTGGGACGACGCGGTCGAAGAGATCACCCGGCGCTTCCGCGAGATCATCACGCGCTGGGGCGCCGAGGCGATCCTCCCGTTCTCCTACGGCGGCACGCTCGGGCTGGTCCAGTACTACGCCGGGCACGCGTTCTTTCACGCGCTCGGGGCGAGCCGGCTCGACCGGACCATCTGCATTGCCACTGCCTACGCCGGGTGGCGGGCGACGCTCGGGATGGTGGGCGGGAACGACTCGGAGCAGATGGTCCACTCGGACCTGATCGTGCTCTGGGGGATCAACGCCGCCTACACCCACGTCAACCTCATGACCTTCGTCAAGCGCGCGCGGCAGCGCCGGGCGTTCCTGGTGGTGATCGATCCCTACCGGACGCGAACCGCGAAGGAGGCCGACCTCCATCTGATGCCGCGGCCGGGCACCGACACCGCCCTCGCGCTCGGGGTGATGCACGTGCTGATCGCCGAGGGCCTGATCGATCGCGACTACATCGCGCGAGCGACGCTCGGCTTCGACCGGCTGGCCCAGCACGTGAGGCAGTACGACCCGGACACGGTGGCTCGCATCACGGGCCTCACGTCCGCGGAGATCGTGGACTTCGCCCGCCGCTACGGGGGGACCCGCGCGAGCTTCATCCGCGTCGGGATCGGGCTCTCCCGGCACGACACCGGCGGGATGACCTGCCGGACCCTCGCGTGCCTTCCCGCCCTCACCGGCGCCTATGCCCACCCCGCGGGCGGCGCGCTCCTCTCCTCCTCGGGCTCCTTCCCGCTCAACCAGGCGGCACTCGAGCGCCCCGACCTCATGCCCGGGTCCGCGCCCCGCGTGATCAACATGATCCACCTCGGCCGCGTCCTCACCGACCCGGATCTCATGCCGCCGGTGAAGGCGCTCTACGTCTACAACTCTAACCCGGCGGCGGTGTGTCCGAACCAGGAGCTGGTCCTCGAGGGCTTCCGTCGGGAGGATCTCTTCACGGTCGTCCACGAGCAGATGCTGACCGACACGACGGACTACGCCGACCTCGTGCTCCCAGCCACCACGTCCATGGAGCACACCGACCTCTACAAGTCCTACGGGCATCTCTACCTCCAGCTGGCCGAGCCGGTCATCGCGCCTGAGGGCGAGGCCAGGTCCAACTGGGAGGTGTTCGGGCTCCTCGCGCGCGCCCTCGGGCTCAAGGACCCGCACTTCGAGAAGACTGAAGCCGAGCTGATCGGCGAGGTTCTCGACGCGGACCACCCCGCGCTTCGGGGGATCACGTACGAGCGGTTGAGGGAGGAGCGCTCGGTCAGACTCGGCGTCAGGCGTCCGTATCTGCCCTTCGCCGACGGGGCGCCGACGCCGTCGGGGAAGGTGGAGTTCTACTCCGCTCGGCTCGCCGCCCAGGGCTTGCCGCCGCTCCCCACGTATAGCCCGCTCGTCGAGGGGCCCGAGAACGCGGCGCTCGCCGGGCGCTTTCCGCTCCAGCTCCTCGTGCCGCCGAACAAGTTCTTCCTGAACTCGAGCTTCAGCCAGTCGGAGCTGCTCAGGCGGCGCCAGAAGGGGCCGACGGTGTTCCTCCATCCCGAGGATGCTGCGGCGCGGGGGATCGCCGACGGGGAGCTGGTCAGGGTCTTCAACGACCGGGGTCAGGCGCGATTCGTGACGGTCGTCACCCAGGACACGCGGCCGGGCGTGGCGGTGGTGGAGGGGATCTGGTGGCACAAGTTCTCGCCGGGCGGCCGCGGCGTGAACGTGCTGACCTCGGACCGGGTCACCGACCTGGGCGGCGGCCCGGCCCTGCACTCGAACCTCGTCGAAGTCGCCAGGCTCACATCATCCGGGAATCAGCGTTAG
- a CDS encoding RidA family protein, with protein sequence MTIKRHGVGRRLSQAVVHGNTVYLAGQVAGDPSADTRGQTEQILKKIDALLEAVGSDKSKLLSATVWLANMGTYDEMNAAWDAWVDPANTPARATVEARLASPKYLVEIAVVAAV encoded by the coding sequence ATGACCATCAAACGTCACGGCGTCGGACGGCGCCTGAGCCAGGCCGTCGTCCACGGGAACACGGTGTACCTCGCCGGCCAGGTGGCGGGCGATCCGTCCGCCGACACGCGCGGCCAGACCGAGCAGATCCTCAAGAAGATCGACGCGCTCCTCGAAGCCGTCGGCAGCGACAAGTCGAAGCTCCTCTCCGCCACGGTGTGGCTGGCCAACATGGGGACCTACGACGAGATGAACGCGGCCTGGGACGCCTGGGTGGATCCCGCCAACACGCCGGCGCGGGCCACCGTGGAAGCGAGGCTGGCCTCGCCCAAATATCTGGTCGAGATCGCCGTCGTCGCCGCCGTCTGA
- a CDS encoding redoxin domain-containing protein, whose translation MRRRLPALVLAALLLGGLALPVSAVEVGEKAPDFALPGTPDKPVRLSQYAGKRVVVLHFYLGDFLRA comes from the coding sequence GTGAGACGGCGCCTCCCGGCGCTCGTTCTCGCCGCGCTCCTGTTGGGCGGGCTCGCCCTCCCGGTGTCGGCCGTCGAGGTGGGCGAGAAGGCTCCCGATTTCGCTCTGCCGGGTACCCCGGACAAGCCGGTACGCCTGAGCCAGTACGCCGGAAAGCGGGTCGTGGTGCTCCACTTCTACCTCGGCGACTTCCTCAGGGCCTGA
- a CDS encoding peroxiredoxin family protein — protein MSVDAPAKHRQFQVHLGLPFPLLSDEKRQVIRRYGVLDETWNLAKRSYFIIDRQGVVRFKRIFDDPVRVLTNEELLAEVRRLAP, from the coding sequence GTGAGCGTGGATGCTCCCGCCAAGCACCGGCAGTTCCAGGTCCACCTCGGGCTCCCGTTCCCGCTCCTGAGCGACGAGAAGCGACAGGTCATCCGGCGCTACGGCGTTCTCGACGAGACCTGGAACCTCGCCAAGCGGTCGTACTTCATCATCGACCGTCAGGGTGTCGTCCGCTTCAAGCGGATCTTCGACGACCCCGTGCGCGTCCTGACCAACGAGGAGTTGCTGGCGGAGGTGCGGCGCCTCGCGCCGTGA
- the msrP gene encoding protein-methionine-sulfoxide reductase catalytic subunit MsrP codes for MLIRRAPDIRSSEITDAAVYLNRRSFMIGVAALALAPPGAAAAAPPPPAQPLEAKRSAELSVDDPPTKFESVTTYNNFYEFGPNKDDPARLAHMLRPRPWTVQVDGLVARPRRYDVDELMRLAPLEERVYRLRCVEGWSMVIPWIGYPLAVLIKRVDPTSQARFVEFTSLLDPEQFPGQRKGLFSFSSLDWPYVEGLRLDEALHPLTLLTFGLYGRVLPNQNGAPVRVVVPWKYGFKSAKSIVRIRFVSEQPRATWEKAASHEYGFYSNVNPSEDHPRWSQATERRIGEFRRRKTLMFNGYADRVASLYAGMDLRKYY; via the coding sequence ATGCTGATCCGGCGTGCCCCGGACATCAGATCGTCGGAGATCACGGACGCCGCGGTCTACCTGAACCGGCGGTCGTTCATGATCGGCGTGGCGGCGCTGGCGCTTGCGCCGCCGGGCGCGGCCGCGGCGGCGCCCCCGCCGCCGGCGCAGCCGCTCGAGGCCAAGCGCAGCGCTGAGCTCTCGGTGGATGATCCGCCGACCAAGTTCGAGAGCGTGACCACGTACAACAACTTCTACGAGTTCGGGCCCAACAAGGACGACCCGGCCCGGCTGGCGCACATGCTCAGGCCGCGTCCCTGGACCGTCCAGGTGGACGGGCTCGTCGCGCGTCCGCGGCGGTACGACGTGGACGAGCTGATGCGGCTTGCCCCGCTGGAGGAGCGCGTGTACCGGCTGCGCTGCGTCGAGGGGTGGTCCATGGTGATCCCGTGGATCGGGTACCCGCTGGCGGTGCTCATCAAGCGGGTCGACCCGACGAGCCAGGCGCGCTTCGTCGAGTTCACGTCGCTCCTGGACCCGGAGCAGTTCCCGGGACAGCGGAAGGGTCTCTTCAGCTTCTCCTCGCTCGACTGGCCGTACGTGGAGGGGCTGCGGCTCGACGAGGCCCTTCACCCTCTGACGCTGCTGACGTTCGGCCTGTACGGGCGGGTGCTGCCGAACCAGAATGGGGCCCCGGTGCGCGTGGTCGTACCGTGGAAGTACGGGTTCAAGAGCGCGAAGTCGATCGTCCGGATCCGGTTCGTCAGCGAGCAGCCCCGGGCGACCTGGGAGAAAGCCGCGTCCCACGAGTACGGCTTCTACTCCAACGTGAACCCGTCCGAGGATCACCCCCGCTGGAGCCAGGCGACCGAGCGGCGGATCGGCGAGTTTCGCCGGCGGAAGACCCTGATGTTCAACGGCTACGCGGACCGGGTGGCGTCGCTGTACGCCGGAATGGACCTCCGGAAGTACTACTAG
- a CDS encoding sulfoxide reductase heme-binding subunit YedZ: MSRRARIVLKAAVWAACLFPLARLLYEFHADGLGANPIDHVTRTLGDWTLRILLTALALTPLRLLFGISWQLSLRRLLGLFAFFYACLHFAVWIVLDHFFDWPQMFADVMKRPYITVGVLALTLLVPLAATSTTRMVKRLGGQTWRRLHRLVYVVGVLAVLHYLWLAKKGVDDPYWYACVLVVLLGARVVDWGRRLAGRRGRAADAAAEMRPIGRLRGAPGRTPP; encoded by the coding sequence ATGTCCCGGCGCGCTCGGATCGTCCTGAAGGCGGCGGTGTGGGCGGCGTGCCTGTTCCCGCTCGCGCGCCTCCTCTATGAGTTCCACGCCGACGGCCTCGGCGCCAACCCGATCGATCACGTGACGCGCACGCTCGGCGACTGGACGCTCCGGATCCTCCTCACGGCCCTGGCGCTGACCCCGCTCCGCCTCCTGTTCGGGATCTCCTGGCAGCTCAGCCTCCGGCGCCTCCTCGGGCTCTTCGCGTTCTTCTACGCGTGCCTGCACTTCGCTGTCTGGATCGTCCTGGACCATTTCTTCGACTGGCCTCAGATGTTCGCCGATGTCATGAAGCGCCCGTACATCACGGTCGGCGTGCTCGCGCTGACCCTGCTCGTGCCGCTCGCCGCGACCTCGACGACGCGCATGGTGAAGCGCCTCGGCGGGCAGACCTGGCGGCGGCTTCACCGGCTGGTCTACGTCGTCGGCGTGCTGGCAGTGCTCCACTACCTGTGGCTCGCCAAGAAAGGCGTGGACGACCCGTACTGGTACGCCTGCGTGCTGGTGGTCCTGCTCGGGGCCCGTGTGGTGGACTGGGGCCGGCGCCTCGCGGGGCGGCGCGGCCGGGCGGCGGACGCCGCGGCCGAGATGCGCCCCATCGGGCGCCTGCGCGGCGCCCCCGGGAGGACGCCGCCGTGA
- a CDS encoding redoxin domain-containing protein: protein MIPQLRVWHEKYAEAGLTIVGVHTPEFFWEKPYEKVVATTKRFGILYPVVQDNDYAIWKRFGVWAWPTAVLVDRKGIVRYQHIGEGAYAETESVIRRLLAEGG from the coding sequence GTGATCCCGCAGTTGCGGGTCTGGCACGAGAAGTACGCGGAGGCGGGACTGACGATCGTGGGGGTGCACACCCCTGAATTCTTCTGGGAGAAGCCCTACGAGAAGGTCGTGGCGACGACGAAACGGTTCGGGATTCTCTACCCGGTCGTGCAGGACAACGACTACGCCATCTGGAAGCGGTTCGGCGTCTGGGCGTGGCCGACGGCGGTCCTGGTGGACCGGAAGGGGATCGTCCGCTACCAACACATCGGTGAGGGTGCCTACGCCGAGACCGAGTCCGTGATCCGGCGCCTCCTGGCAGAGGGGGGATGA